One genomic window of Oncorhynchus kisutch isolate 150728-3 linkage group LG26, Okis_V2, whole genome shotgun sequence includes the following:
- the LOC109870837 gene encoding sodium-driven chloride bicarbonate exchanger isoform X3 → MFMHSAGGLGPKSRFYSLKRNDEEAVVDRGGYRSMVKTNFEKEELEGHRTLYIGVHVPIGKKSHRRHRHHGHRHRKRSRELDSGVDNGRESPTYYTPSQRVQFLLGTEDDDEEHIPHDLFTELDEICLKDGEDAEWRETARWLKFEEDVEDGGERWSKPYVATLSLHSLFELRSCILTGIVLLDMRASSVEEVADMVLDQQETVGPLGDEVRRKVRESLLKQHHHQNQKKLANRIPIVRSFADKKQSEPQSMDKNGQVIPPQTSLPIPNDGKADVSRENSAVDFSKIDLHFMKKIPPGAEASNVLVGEAEFLDKPVVAFVRLSPAVMLNGLAEVPIVTRFLFILLGPLGKGPQYHEIGRSIATLMTDEVFHDVAYKAKDRNDLIAGIDEFLDQVTVLPPGEWDPSIRIEPPKNVPSQEKRRIAAQTGTDLGDEEEHEGHGGPELQRTGRLFGGLLMDIKRKAPHYLSDYTDGLSLQCLASFLFLYCACMSPVITFGGLLGEATEGRISAIESLFGASMTGIAYSLFAGQPLTILGSTGPVLVFEKILYKFCKEYGLSYLSLRTCIGLWTAFLCLLLVATDASSLVCYITRFTEEAFASLICIIFIYEALEKLIHLGEHYPINMNNNLDKLTRYSCSCVEPPDPSNATLRYWEQNNITASEIYWEALEVKDCIKRRGEFVGTACGPHGPYIPDVLFWSVVLFFSTVFMSAFLKEFKFSRYFPTKLRAVISDFAVFITIFTMVLVDYVLGVPSPKLKVPSVFKPTRDDRGWLISPLGGNPWWTTLVTVIPALLCTILIFMDQQITAVIINRKEHKLKKGCGYHLDLFVVGIMLGVCSIMGLPWFVAATVLSISHVNSLKLESECSAPGEQPKFLGIREQRFTGLMIFLLMGCSVFMTSVLKYIPMPVLYGVFLYMGASSLRGIQFFDRLKLFGMPAKHQPDFIYLRYVPLRKVHLFTIIQLSCLVMLWVIKTSNYAIVFPMMVLALVFIRKLMDCFFTKREMSWLDDLMPESKKKKLKEAEEEEEEQSMLGEEEGVVQLPLEGYQKSESVLNITDEMSKGSFGNTWNVNSDNSK, encoded by the exons ATGTTCATGCATTCTGCTGGAGGCTTGGGTCCTAAAAGTCGTTTTTATTCTTTAAAG AGAAATGATGAAGAGGCTGTGGTGGACAGAGGTGGATACCGGTCCATGGTGAAAACCAATTTTGAGAAGGAGGAACTCGAAG GTCACAGGACACTCTACATTGGGGTACATGTCCCCATTGGGAAGAAGAGCCACCGGAGACATCGGCATCacggacacagacacaggaaGAGAAGCAGGGAGCTGGACTCTGGAGTGGACAATGGAAGAGAGTCTCCCACATACT ACACGCCATCCCAGAGAGTGCAGTTCCTGCTGGGCACAGAGGATGACGACGAGGAGCACATCCCCCATGACCTCTTCACTGAGCTGGACGAGATCTGCCTGAAAGACGGAGAGGACGCCGAGTGGAGGGAAACCGCCAG GTGGCTGAAGTTTGAAGAGGACGTGGAGGATGGAGGTGAGCGCTGGAGTAAGCCCTACGTGGCCACGCTGTCCCTGCACAGCCTGTTCGAGTTGCGCAGCTGCATCCTCACTGGCATCGTGCTGCTAGACATGAGGGCCAGCTCCGTGGAGGAGGTAGCAG ACATGGTGTTGGACCAGCAGGAGACTGTGGGTCCTCTGGGGGACGAGGTgaggaggaaggtgagagagTCCCTCCTCAAGCAGCACCACCACCAGAACCAGAAGAAGCTGGCCAACCGCATCCCCATTGTACGGTCCTTCGCTGACAAGAAGCAGTCCGAGCCCCAGTCCATGGACAAGAAcg GTCAGGTGATTCCTCCCCAGACCTCTCTACCCATCCCCAATGACGGCAAAGCTGATgtcagcagagagaacagtgctGTGGACTTCAGTAAG ATAGACCTCCATTTCATGAAGAAGATTCCCCCGGGAGCGGAAGCGTCCAATGTGTTGGTGGGTGAGGCGGAGTTCCTAGACAAGCCTGTGGTGGCGTTTGTACGTCTCTCACCTGCAGTCATGCTCAACGGGCTGGCTGAGGTCCCCATCGTTACCAG GTTCTTGTTCATCCTACTAGGGCCTCTTGGGAAAGGGCCACAGTACCATGAGATTGGCAGATCCATCGCAACACTAATGACAGACGAG GTTTTCCATGATGTTGCCTACAAAGCGAAGGACCGCAATGATCTGATTGCTGGAATCGATGAGTTCCTGGACCAAGTTACTGTCCTGCCACCAGGGGAGTGGGATCCTTCTATACGAATAGAGCCACCAAAAAATGTGCCGTCTCAG gagaagaggaggattgCAGCACAGACCGGCACAGACCTAGGTGATGAAGAGGAGCACGAGGGACATGGTGGTCCGGAGCTGCAGCGGACAGGACG ATTATTTGGTGGTCTCTTGATGGACATCAAACGCAAGGCGCCCCACTACCTGTCCGACTACACAGACGGTCTCAGCCTGCAGTGCTTGgcctccttcctcttcctgtacTGTGCTTGCATGTCACCTGTCATCACGTTCGGCGGTTTACTGGGAGAGGCAACAGAAGGACGCATA AGTGCAATTGAATCACTGTTTGGCGCCTCAATGACAGGAATAGCCTATTCCCTCTTTGCTGGCCAGCCACTCACCATATTGGGCAGCACAGGGCCTGTGCTGGTGTTTGAGAAGATATTGTACAAATTCTGCAA GGAGTATGGATTATCCTACCTCTCACTGAGAACCTGTATAGGGCTGTGGACAGCATTCCTCTGTCTGCTCCTGGTGGCCACAGATGCCAGCTCCCTGGTCTGTTACATCACACGATTCACAGAGGAGGCCTTCGCCTCGCTCATCTGCATCATCTTCATCTACGAGGCCTTGGAGAAGCTCATCCACCTGGGGGAACACTACCCCATCAACATGAACAACAACCTGGACAAACTCACACGATACTC GTGTTCATGTGTTGAACCTCCGGATCCCAGTAATGCCACCCTACGGTACTGGGAGCAGAACAACATTACTGCTTCGGAGATCTATTGGGAGGCACTTGAGGTCAAG GACTGCATAAAGAGGCGAGGGGAGTTTGTGGGCACCGCCTGTGGCCCTCATGGACCCTACATTCCAGATGTTCTCTTCTGGTCTGTCGTTCTCTTCTTCTCCACTGTCTTCATGTCGGCTTTCCTCAAAGAGTTCAAGTTCAGCCGTTACTTCCCCACCAAG TTGAGAGCCGTCATCAGTGACTTTGCTGTGTTCATCACCATCTTTACCATGGTCCTGGTGGACTATGTCTTAGGGGTCCCGTCTCCAAAACTAAAAGTCCCCAGCGTGTTTAAG CCGACCAGAGATGACCGTGGTTGGTTGATCAGCCCGTTAGGCGGAAACCCTTGGTGGACCACCTTAGTGACAGTgatccctgctctgctctgcaccATCCTCATCTTCATGGACCAGCAGATCACCGCGGTCATCATCAACAGGAAGGAGCACAAACTAAAG AAAGGCTGTGGGTACCATCTGGATCTGTTTGTGGTGGGCATCATGCTGGGGGTGTGCTCCATCATGGGGCTGCCCTGGTTCGTGGCTGCCACCGTGCTCTCCATCTCCCACGTCAACAGTCTGAAGCTGGAGTCGGAGTGCTCGGCCCCCGGGGAACAGCCCAAATTCCTGGGCATCCGGGAGCAGCGCTTCACCGGCCTCATGATCTTCCTGCTCATGGGCTGCTCCGTCTTCATGACCTCTGTGCTCAAG TATATTCCCATGCCTGTCTTGTATGGAGTATTCCTGTACATGGGAGCATCTTCGCTCAGAGGGATACAG TTCTTTGACCGTCTGAAGCTGTTTGGCATGCCAGCCAAGCACCAGCCAGACTTCATCTACCTGAGATACGTTCCCCTGAGGAAGGTCCACCTCTTCACCATCATCCAGCTCAGCTGCCTGGTCATGCTCTGGGTCATCAAGACCTCCAATTATGCCATCGTCTTCCCCATGATG GTGTTGGCTCTGGTGTTTATTAGGAAGCTGATGGATTGCTTCTTCACCAAGAGAGAGATGAGCTGGCTGGATGATCTCATGCCAGAGAGTAAGAAGAAGAAATTGAAGGAAGCCGAAGAAGAG GAGGAGGAGCAAAGCATgttgggagaggaagagggagtagtgCAATTACCATTAGAAGGatatcaaaa GAGTGAATCCGTACTCAACATCACAGATGAAATGTCCAAAGGCTCTTTTGGAAACACGTGGAATGTCAACTCCGACAACTCAAAATG
- the LOC109870837 gene encoding sodium-driven chloride bicarbonate exchanger isoform X1: MFMHSAGGLGPKSRFYSLKRNDEEAVVDRGGYRSMVKTNFEKEELEGHRTLYIGVHVPIGKKSHRRHRHHGHRHRKRSRELDSGVDNGRESPTYYTPSQRVQFLLGTEDDDEEHIPHDLFTELDEICLKDGEDAEWRETARWLKFEEDVEDGGERWSKPYVATLSLHSLFELRSCILTGIVLLDMRASSVEEVADMVLDQQETVGPLGDEVRRKVRESLLKQHHHQNQKKLANRIPIVRSFADKKQSEPQSMDKNGQVIPPQTSLPIPNDGKADVSRENSAVDFSKIDLHFMKKIPPGAEASNVLVGEAEFLDKPVVAFVRLSPAVMLNGLAEVPIVTRFLFILLGPLGKGPQYHEIGRSIATLMTDEVFHDVAYKAKDRNDLIAGIDEFLDQVTVLPPGEWDPSIRIEPPKNVPSQEKRRIAAQTGTDLGDEEEHEGHGGPELQRTGRLFGGLLMDIKRKAPHYLSDYTDGLSLQCLASFLFLYCACMSPVITFGGLLGEATEGRISAIESLFGASMTGIAYSLFAGQPLTILGSTGPVLVFEKILYKFCKEYGLSYLSLRTCIGLWTAFLCLLLVATDASSLVCYITRFTEEAFASLICIIFIYEALEKLIHLGEHYPINMNNNLDKLTRYSCSCVEPPDPSNATLRYWEQNNITASEIYWEALEVKDCIKRRGEFVGTACGPHGPYIPDVLFWSVVLFFSTVFMSAFLKEFKFSRYFPTKLRAVISDFAVFITIFTMVLVDYVLGVPSPKLKVPSVFKPTRDDRGWLISPLGGNPWWTTLVTVIPALLCTILIFMDQQITAVIINRKEHKLKKGCGYHLDLFVVGIMLGVCSIMGLPWFVAATVLSISHVNSLKLESECSAPGEQPKFLGIREQRFTGLMIFLLMGCSVFMTSVLKYIPMPVLYGVFLYMGASSLRGIQFFDRLKLFGMPAKHQPDFIYLRYVPLRKVHLFTIIQLSCLVMLWVIKTSNYAIVFPMMVLALVFIRKLMDCFFTKREMSWLDDLMPESKKKKLKEAEEEEEEQSMLGEEEGVVQLPLEGYQKSESVLNITDEMSKGSFGNTWNVNSDNSKWYCIASSMFPQNQHIGVFHLKRIFFSLLSVCIKMCLNFRYVPATQTFPMSSILVKSLLRISQVRIPPILNRYRVITIILETDDNVPLNSLNASY, translated from the exons ATGTTCATGCATTCTGCTGGAGGCTTGGGTCCTAAAAGTCGTTTTTATTCTTTAAAG AGAAATGATGAAGAGGCTGTGGTGGACAGAGGTGGATACCGGTCCATGGTGAAAACCAATTTTGAGAAGGAGGAACTCGAAG GTCACAGGACACTCTACATTGGGGTACATGTCCCCATTGGGAAGAAGAGCCACCGGAGACATCGGCATCacggacacagacacaggaaGAGAAGCAGGGAGCTGGACTCTGGAGTGGACAATGGAAGAGAGTCTCCCACATACT ACACGCCATCCCAGAGAGTGCAGTTCCTGCTGGGCACAGAGGATGACGACGAGGAGCACATCCCCCATGACCTCTTCACTGAGCTGGACGAGATCTGCCTGAAAGACGGAGAGGACGCCGAGTGGAGGGAAACCGCCAG GTGGCTGAAGTTTGAAGAGGACGTGGAGGATGGAGGTGAGCGCTGGAGTAAGCCCTACGTGGCCACGCTGTCCCTGCACAGCCTGTTCGAGTTGCGCAGCTGCATCCTCACTGGCATCGTGCTGCTAGACATGAGGGCCAGCTCCGTGGAGGAGGTAGCAG ACATGGTGTTGGACCAGCAGGAGACTGTGGGTCCTCTGGGGGACGAGGTgaggaggaaggtgagagagTCCCTCCTCAAGCAGCACCACCACCAGAACCAGAAGAAGCTGGCCAACCGCATCCCCATTGTACGGTCCTTCGCTGACAAGAAGCAGTCCGAGCCCCAGTCCATGGACAAGAAcg GTCAGGTGATTCCTCCCCAGACCTCTCTACCCATCCCCAATGACGGCAAAGCTGATgtcagcagagagaacagtgctGTGGACTTCAGTAAG ATAGACCTCCATTTCATGAAGAAGATTCCCCCGGGAGCGGAAGCGTCCAATGTGTTGGTGGGTGAGGCGGAGTTCCTAGACAAGCCTGTGGTGGCGTTTGTACGTCTCTCACCTGCAGTCATGCTCAACGGGCTGGCTGAGGTCCCCATCGTTACCAG GTTCTTGTTCATCCTACTAGGGCCTCTTGGGAAAGGGCCACAGTACCATGAGATTGGCAGATCCATCGCAACACTAATGACAGACGAG GTTTTCCATGATGTTGCCTACAAAGCGAAGGACCGCAATGATCTGATTGCTGGAATCGATGAGTTCCTGGACCAAGTTACTGTCCTGCCACCAGGGGAGTGGGATCCTTCTATACGAATAGAGCCACCAAAAAATGTGCCGTCTCAG gagaagaggaggattgCAGCACAGACCGGCACAGACCTAGGTGATGAAGAGGAGCACGAGGGACATGGTGGTCCGGAGCTGCAGCGGACAGGACG ATTATTTGGTGGTCTCTTGATGGACATCAAACGCAAGGCGCCCCACTACCTGTCCGACTACACAGACGGTCTCAGCCTGCAGTGCTTGgcctccttcctcttcctgtacTGTGCTTGCATGTCACCTGTCATCACGTTCGGCGGTTTACTGGGAGAGGCAACAGAAGGACGCATA AGTGCAATTGAATCACTGTTTGGCGCCTCAATGACAGGAATAGCCTATTCCCTCTTTGCTGGCCAGCCACTCACCATATTGGGCAGCACAGGGCCTGTGCTGGTGTTTGAGAAGATATTGTACAAATTCTGCAA GGAGTATGGATTATCCTACCTCTCACTGAGAACCTGTATAGGGCTGTGGACAGCATTCCTCTGTCTGCTCCTGGTGGCCACAGATGCCAGCTCCCTGGTCTGTTACATCACACGATTCACAGAGGAGGCCTTCGCCTCGCTCATCTGCATCATCTTCATCTACGAGGCCTTGGAGAAGCTCATCCACCTGGGGGAACACTACCCCATCAACATGAACAACAACCTGGACAAACTCACACGATACTC GTGTTCATGTGTTGAACCTCCGGATCCCAGTAATGCCACCCTACGGTACTGGGAGCAGAACAACATTACTGCTTCGGAGATCTATTGGGAGGCACTTGAGGTCAAG GACTGCATAAAGAGGCGAGGGGAGTTTGTGGGCACCGCCTGTGGCCCTCATGGACCCTACATTCCAGATGTTCTCTTCTGGTCTGTCGTTCTCTTCTTCTCCACTGTCTTCATGTCGGCTTTCCTCAAAGAGTTCAAGTTCAGCCGTTACTTCCCCACCAAG TTGAGAGCCGTCATCAGTGACTTTGCTGTGTTCATCACCATCTTTACCATGGTCCTGGTGGACTATGTCTTAGGGGTCCCGTCTCCAAAACTAAAAGTCCCCAGCGTGTTTAAG CCGACCAGAGATGACCGTGGTTGGTTGATCAGCCCGTTAGGCGGAAACCCTTGGTGGACCACCTTAGTGACAGTgatccctgctctgctctgcaccATCCTCATCTTCATGGACCAGCAGATCACCGCGGTCATCATCAACAGGAAGGAGCACAAACTAAAG AAAGGCTGTGGGTACCATCTGGATCTGTTTGTGGTGGGCATCATGCTGGGGGTGTGCTCCATCATGGGGCTGCCCTGGTTCGTGGCTGCCACCGTGCTCTCCATCTCCCACGTCAACAGTCTGAAGCTGGAGTCGGAGTGCTCGGCCCCCGGGGAACAGCCCAAATTCCTGGGCATCCGGGAGCAGCGCTTCACCGGCCTCATGATCTTCCTGCTCATGGGCTGCTCCGTCTTCATGACCTCTGTGCTCAAG TATATTCCCATGCCTGTCTTGTATGGAGTATTCCTGTACATGGGAGCATCTTCGCTCAGAGGGATACAG TTCTTTGACCGTCTGAAGCTGTTTGGCATGCCAGCCAAGCACCAGCCAGACTTCATCTACCTGAGATACGTTCCCCTGAGGAAGGTCCACCTCTTCACCATCATCCAGCTCAGCTGCCTGGTCATGCTCTGGGTCATCAAGACCTCCAATTATGCCATCGTCTTCCCCATGATG GTGTTGGCTCTGGTGTTTATTAGGAAGCTGATGGATTGCTTCTTCACCAAGAGAGAGATGAGCTGGCTGGATGATCTCATGCCAGAGAGTAAGAAGAAGAAATTGAAGGAAGCCGAAGAAGAG GAGGAGGAGCAAAGCATgttgggagaggaagagggagtagtgCAATTACCATTAGAAGGatatcaaaa GAGTGAATCCGTACTCAACATCACAGATGAAATGTCCAAAGGCTCTTTTGGAAACACGTGGAATGTCAACTCCGACAACTCAAAATGGTATTGCATTGCCTCAAGCATGTTTCCCCAAAATCAGCACATTGGAGTTTTCCATTTAAAACGTATCTTTTTTTctcttctgtcagtttgtatAAAAATGTGTCTTAATTTCAGATATGTGCCTGCAACTCAAACTTTCCCCATGTCTTCAATCCTTGTGAAAAGTTTGTTGAGAATATCTCAAGTTAGGATACCTCCTATACTGAATAGATACCGTGTTATAACCATTATATTGGAAACTGATGACAATGTACCATTGAATTCCTTAAATGCCTCATATTGA
- the LOC109870837 gene encoding sodium-driven chloride bicarbonate exchanger isoform X2, translating into MDIKDQGAQMEALLPTRNDEEAVVDRGGYRSMVKTNFEKEELEGHRTLYIGVHVPIGKKSHRRHRHHGHRHRKRSRELDSGVDNGRESPTYYTPSQRVQFLLGTEDDDEEHIPHDLFTELDEICLKDGEDAEWRETARWLKFEEDVEDGGERWSKPYVATLSLHSLFELRSCILTGIVLLDMRASSVEEVADMVLDQQETVGPLGDEVRRKVRESLLKQHHHQNQKKLANRIPIVRSFADKKQSEPQSMDKNGQVIPPQTSLPIPNDGKADVSRENSAVDFSKIDLHFMKKIPPGAEASNVLVGEAEFLDKPVVAFVRLSPAVMLNGLAEVPIVTRFLFILLGPLGKGPQYHEIGRSIATLMTDEVFHDVAYKAKDRNDLIAGIDEFLDQVTVLPPGEWDPSIRIEPPKNVPSQEKRRIAAQTGTDLGDEEEHEGHGGPELQRTGRLFGGLLMDIKRKAPHYLSDYTDGLSLQCLASFLFLYCACMSPVITFGGLLGEATEGRISAIESLFGASMTGIAYSLFAGQPLTILGSTGPVLVFEKILYKFCKEYGLSYLSLRTCIGLWTAFLCLLLVATDASSLVCYITRFTEEAFASLICIIFIYEALEKLIHLGEHYPINMNNNLDKLTRYSCSCVEPPDPSNATLRYWEQNNITASEIYWEALEVKDCIKRRGEFVGTACGPHGPYIPDVLFWSVVLFFSTVFMSAFLKEFKFSRYFPTKLRAVISDFAVFITIFTMVLVDYVLGVPSPKLKVPSVFKPTRDDRGWLISPLGGNPWWTTLVTVIPALLCTILIFMDQQITAVIINRKEHKLKKGCGYHLDLFVVGIMLGVCSIMGLPWFVAATVLSISHVNSLKLESECSAPGEQPKFLGIREQRFTGLMIFLLMGCSVFMTSVLKYIPMPVLYGVFLYMGASSLRGIQFFDRLKLFGMPAKHQPDFIYLRYVPLRKVHLFTIIQLSCLVMLWVIKTSNYAIVFPMMVLALVFIRKLMDCFFTKREMSWLDDLMPESKKKKLKEAEEEEEEQSMLGEEEGVVQLPLEGYQKSESVLNITDEMSKGSFGNTWNVNSDNSKWYCIASSMFPQNQHIGVFHLKRIFFSLLSVCIKMCLNFRYVPATQTFPMSSILVKSLLRISQVRIPPILNRYRVITIILETDDNVPLNSLNASY; encoded by the exons AGAAATGATGAAGAGGCTGTGGTGGACAGAGGTGGATACCGGTCCATGGTGAAAACCAATTTTGAGAAGGAGGAACTCGAAG GTCACAGGACACTCTACATTGGGGTACATGTCCCCATTGGGAAGAAGAGCCACCGGAGACATCGGCATCacggacacagacacaggaaGAGAAGCAGGGAGCTGGACTCTGGAGTGGACAATGGAAGAGAGTCTCCCACATACT ACACGCCATCCCAGAGAGTGCAGTTCCTGCTGGGCACAGAGGATGACGACGAGGAGCACATCCCCCATGACCTCTTCACTGAGCTGGACGAGATCTGCCTGAAAGACGGAGAGGACGCCGAGTGGAGGGAAACCGCCAG GTGGCTGAAGTTTGAAGAGGACGTGGAGGATGGAGGTGAGCGCTGGAGTAAGCCCTACGTGGCCACGCTGTCCCTGCACAGCCTGTTCGAGTTGCGCAGCTGCATCCTCACTGGCATCGTGCTGCTAGACATGAGGGCCAGCTCCGTGGAGGAGGTAGCAG ACATGGTGTTGGACCAGCAGGAGACTGTGGGTCCTCTGGGGGACGAGGTgaggaggaaggtgagagagTCCCTCCTCAAGCAGCACCACCACCAGAACCAGAAGAAGCTGGCCAACCGCATCCCCATTGTACGGTCCTTCGCTGACAAGAAGCAGTCCGAGCCCCAGTCCATGGACAAGAAcg GTCAGGTGATTCCTCCCCAGACCTCTCTACCCATCCCCAATGACGGCAAAGCTGATgtcagcagagagaacagtgctGTGGACTTCAGTAAG ATAGACCTCCATTTCATGAAGAAGATTCCCCCGGGAGCGGAAGCGTCCAATGTGTTGGTGGGTGAGGCGGAGTTCCTAGACAAGCCTGTGGTGGCGTTTGTACGTCTCTCACCTGCAGTCATGCTCAACGGGCTGGCTGAGGTCCCCATCGTTACCAG GTTCTTGTTCATCCTACTAGGGCCTCTTGGGAAAGGGCCACAGTACCATGAGATTGGCAGATCCATCGCAACACTAATGACAGACGAG GTTTTCCATGATGTTGCCTACAAAGCGAAGGACCGCAATGATCTGATTGCTGGAATCGATGAGTTCCTGGACCAAGTTACTGTCCTGCCACCAGGGGAGTGGGATCCTTCTATACGAATAGAGCCACCAAAAAATGTGCCGTCTCAG gagaagaggaggattgCAGCACAGACCGGCACAGACCTAGGTGATGAAGAGGAGCACGAGGGACATGGTGGTCCGGAGCTGCAGCGGACAGGACG ATTATTTGGTGGTCTCTTGATGGACATCAAACGCAAGGCGCCCCACTACCTGTCCGACTACACAGACGGTCTCAGCCTGCAGTGCTTGgcctccttcctcttcctgtacTGTGCTTGCATGTCACCTGTCATCACGTTCGGCGGTTTACTGGGAGAGGCAACAGAAGGACGCATA AGTGCAATTGAATCACTGTTTGGCGCCTCAATGACAGGAATAGCCTATTCCCTCTTTGCTGGCCAGCCACTCACCATATTGGGCAGCACAGGGCCTGTGCTGGTGTTTGAGAAGATATTGTACAAATTCTGCAA GGAGTATGGATTATCCTACCTCTCACTGAGAACCTGTATAGGGCTGTGGACAGCATTCCTCTGTCTGCTCCTGGTGGCCACAGATGCCAGCTCCCTGGTCTGTTACATCACACGATTCACAGAGGAGGCCTTCGCCTCGCTCATCTGCATCATCTTCATCTACGAGGCCTTGGAGAAGCTCATCCACCTGGGGGAACACTACCCCATCAACATGAACAACAACCTGGACAAACTCACACGATACTC GTGTTCATGTGTTGAACCTCCGGATCCCAGTAATGCCACCCTACGGTACTGGGAGCAGAACAACATTACTGCTTCGGAGATCTATTGGGAGGCACTTGAGGTCAAG GACTGCATAAAGAGGCGAGGGGAGTTTGTGGGCACCGCCTGTGGCCCTCATGGACCCTACATTCCAGATGTTCTCTTCTGGTCTGTCGTTCTCTTCTTCTCCACTGTCTTCATGTCGGCTTTCCTCAAAGAGTTCAAGTTCAGCCGTTACTTCCCCACCAAG TTGAGAGCCGTCATCAGTGACTTTGCTGTGTTCATCACCATCTTTACCATGGTCCTGGTGGACTATGTCTTAGGGGTCCCGTCTCCAAAACTAAAAGTCCCCAGCGTGTTTAAG CCGACCAGAGATGACCGTGGTTGGTTGATCAGCCCGTTAGGCGGAAACCCTTGGTGGACCACCTTAGTGACAGTgatccctgctctgctctgcaccATCCTCATCTTCATGGACCAGCAGATCACCGCGGTCATCATCAACAGGAAGGAGCACAAACTAAAG AAAGGCTGTGGGTACCATCTGGATCTGTTTGTGGTGGGCATCATGCTGGGGGTGTGCTCCATCATGGGGCTGCCCTGGTTCGTGGCTGCCACCGTGCTCTCCATCTCCCACGTCAACAGTCTGAAGCTGGAGTCGGAGTGCTCGGCCCCCGGGGAACAGCCCAAATTCCTGGGCATCCGGGAGCAGCGCTTCACCGGCCTCATGATCTTCCTGCTCATGGGCTGCTCCGTCTTCATGACCTCTGTGCTCAAG TATATTCCCATGCCTGTCTTGTATGGAGTATTCCTGTACATGGGAGCATCTTCGCTCAGAGGGATACAG TTCTTTGACCGTCTGAAGCTGTTTGGCATGCCAGCCAAGCACCAGCCAGACTTCATCTACCTGAGATACGTTCCCCTGAGGAAGGTCCACCTCTTCACCATCATCCAGCTCAGCTGCCTGGTCATGCTCTGGGTCATCAAGACCTCCAATTATGCCATCGTCTTCCCCATGATG GTGTTGGCTCTGGTGTTTATTAGGAAGCTGATGGATTGCTTCTTCACCAAGAGAGAGATGAGCTGGCTGGATGATCTCATGCCAGAGAGTAAGAAGAAGAAATTGAAGGAAGCCGAAGAAGAG GAGGAGGAGCAAAGCATgttgggagaggaagagggagtagtgCAATTACCATTAGAAGGatatcaaaa GAGTGAATCCGTACTCAACATCACAGATGAAATGTCCAAAGGCTCTTTTGGAAACACGTGGAATGTCAACTCCGACAACTCAAAATGGTATTGCATTGCCTCAAGCATGTTTCCCCAAAATCAGCACATTGGAGTTTTCCATTTAAAACGTATCTTTTTTTctcttctgtcagtttgtatAAAAATGTGTCTTAATTTCAGATATGTGCCTGCAACTCAAACTTTCCCCATGTCTTCAATCCTTGTGAAAAGTTTGTTGAGAATATCTCAAGTTAGGATACCTCCTATACTGAATAGATACCGTGTTATAACCATTATATTGGAAACTGATGACAATGTACCATTGAATTCCTTAAATGCCTCATATTGA